GGGCGACGATCGCCTGATTGACGGGTTTTCCGCCGCGCAACGCGCCCATTACTTTACCAATCCCGTCATCCACACCAAATACAACATCAGCGAAGGCTACGTGCGCACGGCCCGTTTGTATTTGGACGGGACCTCGGGGCCCTTTGATCAGTCCCAGGCGATGGCGGCCAGGGAATCGGTGATGTCTCTGGCCTACACCGTCCCCTTCGCCTCCGCCGGGCCGACCCTCACCGTGACCTCCTTCCGATTGGCCGACGACGGACGACGGCTCAACGCCGTCGACATCGCCCAAAACAATTTAAAGAACGACATCAATTTCGAGACCGTCTATGGTTCCAATTTATTCCCCGGCCGTAAAATCGACATTGTGACGAGCCCCTTGACCTTACAGCCGCCGGACGAACGTCGCCAAGACAAATGATCCGTTCGACCTCCCCTTCCCACGCCCGGGCCGCGGCCGCGATCGGCCTGTCGATTTTCGCTCGAACCGCTTTCGCCTATTCCCTGACGGACCGCGCCCCGGAGGAATCCGGCGTCGCGTGGACGCCATATTTTTCCGCGGAATTCTACGGGGGGCAATCCACTTTTTCCGGAGACAGCCAGTCCCCGGTCAGCGGCCCCAACGGGTCGGTTTTGTTTGTGCCCGGCCTTCGTCTGGGCCCACGGCTCACCCTTCTCCCGAGCCTCTCGGCCAACTACCGCCAAACCCGCGACGTTCAAGAACTGATCGGGGGAGGGTTCCTCACCCAAAAGCAATCGGACCAAGCCCTGGCGGTCAAGGCGCTTTGGTCTATGACGGACCGGTGGAAAATCAAAGGGTACGGGTCGTTCAAACAGGAATTGGTCAACGAAACCTCCGACGAAAAATGGGGGAACGGCCTCTTTGATTATCGAAAAACAGCGGCGGGTTTTGAGTTGGAGCGCGCGGGATCGCCCCTCCGAAGTTTACGCGCGGGAGTGGACCTATACTGGGTCGCGTTCCCGAATTTCGACAGTCTCTCCTCCGAGGCCCAACAATTCGGCGGGGAAGTGAACGCGGGAACCCACGTCCTCGATTACCGAAGTTTGGACGTTTCCATCTCGGCGGACGCCCTATTGTCGCCCCGAACCGCGTTGTCGGCCACCGCGTCGGCCTCGGACCGCCGGTTCGGCGACCAAAATCTGGTCCAAGTGGACGGCGCCTACGCCGGAACGCTTCGGCACGATCTCTTCCTTTTTGCCTCCGCCGCCCTGCGACGACAAGGCGCGGCGCGAGAGTTCCGATGGGCCTCGGTGGACAGCGTGACGGGGTTGGACGTTTCGGCGGCGTGGCTGAACTCCAACCAAAATAATTACGATACCACCCGGACGGTGTTCAACAACGATTACTACGATTACGTGGAATGGACCGCCGGCCCCCGGCTTTCCCTTCGTTTCAATCAAAAACTGACGGTCGGCCTGGGGGCGTCGTGGTCCCGCCGACGTTACGGGCGTCGCCCCGTGCAGGACGTCGACGGCACCTACTTGACAGGGCACGTGACGACCACGTCCTGGACCTACCGCCTCAGCCTGGGCTACCCGCTGATGGAGCACCTGGACGCCGTTTTAACTGGCGCCTACCAAGACGCCGCCTCCAACATGAAATACGAGTCGGTTTACCGCTACAATTACTCCTCCGCCAGCTATTACGGGGGGCTTTCGCTCAAAATCTGACCGTTGCCTTTTCTCCGTCGTTTTGTTAGTATGAGGATAGAAGTGGCCGGCAATTGAGGCCACTTTTTTTGTTTTAAAGGAATCCATGGGCGTCGCCGAAGACATCGAGCAGAATTTGGCTCCGGTTTTGAAAGAAGCCGGGGTGGAATTGGTCGCCGTTCAGTATCAACGGGAACCCACCGGTTGGGTCCTCCGGTTCTTCTTGGACAAAGAGGGCGGCGTTTCGTTGGACGATTGCGCCGAATGGAGCGACCGCCTCGGGACGTTGGTCGAGGAACGGCGGCTGGTCGACGGGGAGTATTCCTTGGAAGTCTCAAGCCCCGGCCTCCAACGGCCCCTTCGAAAACGGGACGATTTTCTGCGTTTTACGGGCCTGGAAGCCATTGTCAAAACCTTCGCCCCCATCAACAACCAGCGGAACTTTCACGGCCTTCTCCGCGGGGTGGAAAACGACGATTTGATTTTATTGGACCGCACCAACGGTTTGGTAAAAGTGCCTCTTAATGACATCGCCAGCGCAAAACTCGACCCCGCGGTCGGCGCTTAGGAAAAGGTAAAAAACAACATGAACAAAAGCGAATTGATCCCCGTTCTGGAGCAAATCGAGAAGGACAAGGGGATTCCCAAAGAAGAAATTTTGAAAATGATTGAGCAGGCCCTGGTGTCCGCCTACCGGAAACACGCGGGCCAACAGGTCAACGTCCAGGCCTCCATCGACGCCTCGTCGGGCCTGATTCGCGCCTTTGTCGTCAAAGCCATTGTGGAAACGGTGACGAACCCCGCCGTGGAGATCACGGCCGCCGAAGCCAAGAAAGTTCGCGCCGGGATCATCGAGGGGGCCGAACTCAAAATCCCCGTTGAAGCCGAAGATTTCGCCCGCATCGCCGCCCAAACGGCCAAGCAGGTGCTCATTCAAAAAATCCGAGAAACCGAACGGGAAAGCCTTTATTCCGAATACAAGCCCAAAGAGGGCATTCTCATCAACGGCACCGTCCATCGCTTCGCCAACCGCAACCTCATTGTCGACATGGGGCGCAACGAAGGCGTCATTCCCATGCGCGAGCAAGTCCGCCGCGAACACTGGATGGTCGGCGATCGCGTCCGCGCCCTCATTCTAAAAGTGGAAAAGGGACCGCGCGGCCCCGAGGTGATTTTGTCCCGGGCGCACCCGGACTTCGTGAAACGCCTGTTTGAGCAGGAAGTTCCCGAAATTTACGAGAAAACCGTCGAAGTCCTGGACGTCGTACGGGAAGCGGGGTTCCGTTCCAAAGTCGTCGTCCGCAGCAACAACCCGAAAGTCGACCCCATCG
The window above is part of the Elusimicrobiota bacterium genome. Proteins encoded here:
- the nusA gene encoding transcription termination/antitermination protein NusA, with amino-acid sequence MNKSELIPVLEQIEKDKGIPKEEILKMIEQALVSAYRKHAGQQVNVQASIDASSGLIRAFVVKAIVETVTNPAVEITAAEAKKVRAGIIEGAELKIPVEAEDFARIAAQTAKQVLIQKIRETERESLYSEYKPKEGILINGTVHRFANRNLIVDMGRNEGVIPMREQVRREHWMVGDRVRALILKVEKGPRGPEVILSRAHPDFVKRLFEQEVPEIYEKTVEVLDVVREAGFRSKVVVRSNNPKVDPIGACVGVKGSRVRPIINELQGERIDLVAFSPDVTTYIANALSPVKPLSVRIVNLEEKRAEALVANDQLSLAIGKAGQNVRLANKLTGWNIDVRSELQKKEESQATAAARIDELSRLEGVGPKTAEVLQKGGWGDMERLANAKPDDLTALSGVGEKTAEKIIESAKLYLQAKAAAPVDAATNEAAAETAPAETPESAPAPESEPTAGAKDE
- a CDS encoding ribosome maturation factor RimP, which produces MGVAEDIEQNLAPVLKEAGVELVAVQYQREPTGWVLRFFLDKEGGVSLDDCAEWSDRLGTLVEERRLVDGEYSLEVSSPGLQRPLRKRDDFLRFTGLEAIVKTFAPINNQRNFHGLLRGVENDDLILLDRTNGLVKVPLNDIASAKLDPAVGA